The Bacillus sp. Y1 genome includes the window TGGATATTAGGACTATTAATTATCATACTACAGTTGATGGGGATTTTTTAAATACACTCACCTTTGGGTGGGTTTTTTCCATTCTTTTTAGTATGGGAGATTGAAACGTAAAAGATTATGAATGAAAGTTAGGTTGAAAAGATGAACAAAATACTATTAAAGAATGCTCATATTTATCCCATTACCTCAAAACCCATTCATTGTGGGGATATTTTAATTGAAGATGGTAAAATAAGTAAAATACATTCTAAGATTCCTTCTGACAGTACAACAAAGATCATTGATTGCAACGGTTATTTTTTACTACCGGGTTTCATTGATACTCATACCCATTTAGGTCTTTACGATGAAGGGACGGGATGGGCTGGTAACGATGCGAACGAAACAATTGATCCAATGAGTCCTCATGTTCGTGCCATCGATGGTGTGTATCCTCTTGACCCTGCCTTTTCTGATGCAATCAAGCATGGAATTACCACCGCTCATGTTATGCCAGGAAGCGCAAACGTAATTGGCGGGACGACCTCTGTCATTAAGACATTTGGAAAAAACATTGAAAAGATGCTTGCGCAAGAAACTGCCGGACTAAAAATTGCATTAGGTGAAAATCCAAAAAGAATCCATAGTCAAGGGAATAACGATTCCATCACTAGAATGGGAATCATGGGAATGCTTCGTGAAAAGTTTAGAGAAGCTCAGTATTGTGACAATCCAGATTTGTTACGGATTGCTCCGATTGTTATGGCATTAAAACGGGAGATACCAGTTCGTATACATGCTCATCGGGCAGACGATATCATTTCGGCGGTTCGATTTGCAGAGGAATTTAACCTTGACTTACGAATAGAACACTGTACAGAAGGCCATCTTATTGCAGAAGAATTGCAAGGAATTGGTCTTAAGGTTAGTGTCGGCCCAACCCTAACGAGGCGTTCAAAAATAGAACTAAAGAATAAAAGCTGGAAAACTTACCAGGAATTAACTGACTATGGAGTGGAAGTCTCCATTACAACGGATCATCCATATACCCCTATTCAATATTTAAATATTTGTGCAGCGATTGCTACTCGAGAAGGACTACCAGAGCAAAAGGCATTAGAAGGAATTACTATATTACCAGCACGAAATTTACGCATCGATGATAAAATTGGAAGCATAGAAATTGGTAAAGAAGCAGACCTGGTTCTTTGGAGTCATCATCCATTCCATTTTTTATCAAAACCAAAATGGACAATGATAAAAGGCGCTATTGTATATAGTCAAGCATGATTTTTGTAGGATTTTGTCTGTCAAAAATTGACGATAAAAATAGATCAATTTCTATGCATTTTCCTATTCCAATCGGTAATAAATTTTAGTATGATACTTTAGTGAGTAATAAGTAATTTATTTTCTTAGAATAAAATATAGGCAAGACTAGGGAAGGCAAATGGTGCGCCACCAGGTATCTGGTTCTAGTGGGTTCGATTCCCACCCCGAAATTTTTTAGCACTACAAAAAATTTCGAGGGTAGGATCGGAGTCTCTATTTGTCATGGAGTCGGACTGTCCTCATATTGGAGGGATACACATGATCAAGAAGCGCGAGCTTCACGACTGCCATGCACTTTACGATTTAATGACGCACCCAGAAGTCTTTCCTTTTGTGCGCCAAAAAGCACGTTGTTATGACGAATATCTATTTATAACAAAACAAACAATGGAAGCAGAAGAACGTGGAGAAATAATCTCTCGTACGATACTTGATGAATGGGGTTCTCCAATAGGAACAATTAATTTGTTTGATATCGAGGACAATGCAGGCTTTCTTGGCACTTGGCTAGGAAAACCATACCATGGCAAAGGATACAATAAGATTGCCAAAGAAGCTTTTTTTGAAGAGCTTTTTTATGAGTTAGGAATAGAGACCATTTATATGCGAATAAGAAAGGTTAACGTCCGCTCGCAAAAAGCAGCGGAGAAATTACCTTATGTTGTTTGCGCTAATGAAACGAGAAAAGCTTTATTTGACCAATTAAACAAAGATGAAGATCTTTATAACTTATACGAAATTCCAAAAGATTTATACACATTGCATGTTAAGCGTGAAAGCCATCATCAATCGCAACAATCATTACACCAAGAATCAACACATTTATTAGAAGCATAAACGAAAATTCATACAATAATAGAAGAAACGCTCTTTATAAAAGGAGCGTTTTTTTATTGTGGTTGTTGAGGGACTTCCTCCTGATAAAAAATGTCAGTAGCGAGTAGATCATCAAGTTCTTCATTGGTGAGTGTTTCAAAACGTCCATCCATGTATATTACCTGAGTTTGATTAGGATTAATGCGATTTAAGTTGAAATTCATGCAGGTCGCTTCCTTTCAAATGATGTTGTCTTCATTTTTCACAAAAGACATAGATTTCATTCACTCCTATCAAACTGTTCATAAAATTTAAAAAATATTATGGCATGTTAGTGAAAGGTTTGTGTCAAAAATTTGTTCGGCAACAGAAGTAAATGTGATATAATTTCAATCGTTACTTGAATAGAAATTGAGGAAAAACATGATGAATCAAACACACACAAAGAAAGAAAAGATCAAACAACTTTTATACATTCTTTTACCCATTCTCGTTACTCAACTTGCTTTATTTTCAATGAATTTTTTTGATACCACCATGTCAGGTCACTACAGTCCGATTGATTTAGCAGGTGTCGCCATCGGTTCGAGTATTTGGACTCCTGTATTTACAGGATTAAGTGGAATATTACTTGCAATAACCCCAGTTGTATCACAATTAATTGGCGCAAAGAATCGTAAAGAAATACCTTATAAGGTCATTCAAGGAGTTTATCTCTCAATCACCTTAGCAATAGTTGTTCTTATCATAGGTGCATTTACTATAAACTGCCTTCTTCAATCTATGAGTCTTGAACCAGCTGTCGAACAGATAGCCCATGATTACTTAGTAGCCCTTAGTTTCGGGATTATCCCCTTATTTGTCTATCAAGTTTTGCGATCATTTATCGATGCACTTGGAAAAACTAGAGTCACAATGTTTATTTCACTTTCCTCCCTTCCTATTAATATTATCTTTAACTATCTACTTATCTATGGAAAATTCGGGTTCCCTGAGCTCGGAGGAGTAGGTGCTGGCTATGCCACGGCCACAACATATTGGATTGTTACTGGGATTTCGATATGGATTATTGTTTCAAAAGAGTCTTTCTCAACATTCCATGTGTTCAGTAAGATTTATCCATTAGCACTAAAGGCTTGGAAAGAAATACTTATGATCGGCATTCCGATTGGCTTAGCGATATTTTTTGAGACGAGTATTTTTGCAGCTGTCACACTTTTAATGAGTACCTTTAATACCGTTACAATTGCATCTCATCAAGCGGCTCTTAACTTCGCGTCTTTTCTTTACATGATTCCACTCAGCATATCGATGGCGCTAACAATCGTTGTTGGTTTTGAAGTGGGAGCAAAAAGGTACCGTGATGCGCAAATCTATAGCTGGATAGGATTAACAATGGCTGTTAGTATGGCTCTTGTATGTGGGATCATTTTAGCTCTATTGCGAACAGAAATTGCTTCTATTTATACAAGTGATTATGAAGTATTACAATTAACTTCACATTTCTTAATGTATGCATTATTTTTTCAGCTTTCAGATGCAATCCAGGCTCCTGTTCAAGGTGCCCTACGTGGCTACAAAGATGTTAACATCACATTTATTATGTCTCTCGTTTCCTATTGGGTAGTCGGCCTTCCATTTGGCTACTATTTGGCTAATTACACCAATTGGGGAGCTTTTGGCTACTGGATTGGTCTCATTTCAGGATTAGCCGTTGGCGCTATTTGTTTATCAAGTCGCCTGATCTATGTACAAAGAAAAATGTATAGTAAGGAGGCCAGCTCTAATTAACGAGCTGGCCTTTTTTCTTCTAATATACGATTCATATTGGATATAAACAGATCAACCAATTCACTATCCCATTGGGTACCTTTTCCAGATAGAAGGATATTTAAAGCTTTTTCTTCTACCATCCCTTTTCGATATGGGCGATCAGACGTCATGGCATCAAAACTATCCGCAACAGCAATAATTCGGCCATAAAGTGGAATTTGTTGTCCTTTTAACCCGTCTGGATACCC containing:
- a CDS encoding amidohydrolase, yielding MNKILLKNAHIYPITSKPIHCGDILIEDGKISKIHSKIPSDSTTKIIDCNGYFLLPGFIDTHTHLGLYDEGTGWAGNDANETIDPMSPHVRAIDGVYPLDPAFSDAIKHGITTAHVMPGSANVIGGTTSVIKTFGKNIEKMLAQETAGLKIALGENPKRIHSQGNNDSITRMGIMGMLREKFREAQYCDNPDLLRIAPIVMALKREIPVRIHAHRADDIISAVRFAEEFNLDLRIEHCTEGHLIAEELQGIGLKVSVGPTLTRRSKIELKNKSWKTYQELTDYGVEVSITTDHPYTPIQYLNICAAIATREGLPEQKALEGITILPARNLRIDDKIGSIEIGKEADLVLWSHHPFHFLSKPKWTMIKGAIVYSQA
- a CDS encoding GNAT family N-acetyltransferase, whose amino-acid sequence is MIKKRELHDCHALYDLMTHPEVFPFVRQKARCYDEYLFITKQTMEAEERGEIISRTILDEWGSPIGTINLFDIEDNAGFLGTWLGKPYHGKGYNKIAKEAFFEELFYELGIETIYMRIRKVNVRSQKAAEKLPYVVCANETRKALFDQLNKDEDLYNLYEIPKDLYTLHVKRESHHQSQQSLHQESTHLLEA
- a CDS encoding MATE family efflux transporter, translating into MNQTHTKKEKIKQLLYILLPILVTQLALFSMNFFDTTMSGHYSPIDLAGVAIGSSIWTPVFTGLSGILLAITPVVSQLIGAKNRKEIPYKVIQGVYLSITLAIVVLIIGAFTINCLLQSMSLEPAVEQIAHDYLVALSFGIIPLFVYQVLRSFIDALGKTRVTMFISLSSLPINIIFNYLLIYGKFGFPELGGVGAGYATATTYWIVTGISIWIIVSKESFSTFHVFSKIYPLALKAWKEILMIGIPIGLAIFFETSIFAAVTLLMSTFNTVTIASHQAALNFASFLYMIPLSISMALTIVVGFEVGAKRYRDAQIYSWIGLTMAVSMALVCGIILALLRTEIASIYTSDYEVLQLTSHFLMYALFFQLSDAIQAPVQGALRGYKDVNITFIMSLVSYWVVGLPFGYYLANYTNWGAFGYWIGLISGLAVGAICLSSRLIYVQRKMYSKEASSN